In Indioceanicola profundi, the genomic stretch GAAGCCATGCCATTTGCTGCCCCCGTCGCCAGGCGCTTCCAACGCTTCCTCGCAGCTCAGCCACGATTCCCAGGGCGTCGGCCCGCCGCAGCAGTTCTTGGAGGTGCCGACCAGGCTCAGATGATCCTCCACGATGCGCCCCTCCCGTAGGTCGTAAAGGAAGGTGCTGGTACCGCCCAGCAGGGGCCGCCCGTCCAGGGCGAAGTCGTAAATGGCTCCCGCCGGCACCGCTTTCGCCAGGGCATGGTCCGGTCCGAAGGCGCCGCGGTCGGTGACCCGCGGGTTCAGCTCATGGTTCCGCACCACAAGGCAATGGCGCAGGTCGCCGGGAACGGCGAAGGTGGCCATACCATCCGGCGCACCCGGCGTGAAAAGACCGTCCGCCATCCGGTCGCCGGTCCGGCTGATCACGCGGTAGCTGAAGCCGTCCGGCAGGTCCAGCAGGCCGGCCGGGTCCGGCACCAGGGCGGGCAGCGGCCTTGCCGCGGGAGAGCCCAGGGCGGACGACCGGGCGAGGGCGGCAAAGGCGAGCGATGCGGCGGCCGTCCGGGTCAGGAGCGAACGGCGGGACAGGATCGGGGACATGGGGAAGTCTCCTCAATCATCGTAATGCGAAGGCGGAGCGGCGGGCGCCCGGTCGTGGATGCCCGCCGCCTCCCGGATCAAAATTTGGCGCGCAAGCCCACCTGATAGGTGCGGCCGTAGTGGGTGTAGTTGGTGAAGCGGCCGTCACGGACGTACTGCCACTGCGCCTCGTTGGTGAGGTTCATGGCTTCGGCGATCACCGAAATCTCGTCCGTGATCTGGTAGCTGGCGCTGGCGTCCAGGGTCCCGAAGGATTTGTCGTTGGAGGAGGCGAGGCCGTTGGTCCCGACCTCCTGCAGCACGTCGCCGCGCCAGCTATACCCGACCCGCAGGCCGATGGGCCCCTTCTCGTAGAAGGCGGTCAGGTTGAAGCTGTGCTTGGCGACATTCTCCAGGTCGTCCTTGATGGTGACAGTGCCGTCGTAATAGGTCGCGTCGGTGCTGGTGTAGGTGTAGTTGGCCAGACCACCCAGCCCGTCGAACGGCGGCGGCAGGAAGTCGAAGGTCTGCTGCCAGGCCAGCTCGACACCGAAGATGCTGGCCTCCCCGCCATTGACCTTGGATTGCAGTTCATAGGTCACCCCGTCCACTACCAGATCGGAGGTGCGGGTGGTCAGGAAGGTGCCGATGTCCTTGTAGAACACGCCGGCCACCAGGGCTCCGGCCTCGCCGAAGTACCATTCCAGTGTGGCGTCGTACTGCCAGGCCTCGAACGGCTTCAGTTCGGGATTGCCGCCCACGGCGGTCAGGATGGTGCCGGAGGAGTTGAGGGTGAGGCGCGGGGCCAGATCGGCCAGCGAAGGACGGGTGATCACCTTGGCAACGGCCATGCGGAGCAGCAGGTCGTCCTGCAACTCCACCACCCCGTTGGCGGAGGGCAGCACGTCGGTATAGGTCTTCTCGAAGCTGACGGGCACCGCCATGGTGCCAAGTTCGGCATGGCCAGAGGAGGTCTGCTCGGTATAGGCGACGCGGACGCCCAGATTGCCGCGGGCCGGCAGGCCGAAGACCATGCCGTCCAGGTCGCCCATGACATAGCCGGCGGTGATGTCCTCATCGATGCGGTAGGAATTGCGGAGGTCGCCGCGGGTCGGCTCCCCCGCGAACGCCGCGGGGTCGGCCAGCTCGAAGAAGCGGTCCGCCAGCGGGGCCAGCCATTCGCGCGGCAGGGTACCGCCCACATCGCCGAGGAAGCCATCGACCAGGAAGGGCTCGAAATACTCCGATCCGAAGAAATTGCCTGCGATGCCGGTGGTGACGTTCACGTCCCGCCGATCATAATCGCGCGACCGTTCCCGGTACTTCACGCCCGCCCGCACCGCGCTCAGAAACCCGGCATCCAGCATACGGGTCACGTCGAACTGCGCCGCCTTCTCCAGGTCCAGGCTGTCATTGACCCGCCACTCCAACCGCCGGCCCGGCAAGGTGTCGGGCTGGTTCAGGTCGGCATCCAGAAAGGTCAGGTCGGGAACCGCATCCCCGGCCTTGGCATAGTTGAACTCCACATTGCCGACGGGACCCAGGAGGCGGGACCGGCGGATCGGGTTGGGCGTGTCGCTGTAGGCGCGGGCATAGGCCAGATCCACGCCGAACAGCCAGTCATCCACCTCATAGGACGCCGCAAGGCCCAGCGAGAGATTTTCGTGGAACAGGTCGGAGCTTTCCCGCCCGATCTGGGTCCTAGTGACTGCCGTACCGCCCACCAGTACGCCATTCTCAAGCACCGCCGTGCCGGGAACCAGATCCAGCACCGAGGTACCGTTGCCGCCGTCCGGTTGGCTGGGGTCCGCTATCGTCCGCGACTGGAAGTCAGCGGAGTAAGTCAGCTCGTCATACGCGATATCAAGCTCGGTATAGGCGACATCCAGATTGAGGTCGAAGCCGGTGCCGGAATTCCACTGGGCCGCGGCGGTGACTCCTTTGCGCTGCCGATCCTCCAGCTCCAGGGTGGGGCGCAGGCCGGGGGACAGCAGGACATCCTCGGCATCGGCAGCGCCATCTCCGTCCACATCCAGGTCCTGGGTGCGCCAGCCGGAATTCAGGATGCGATCCTGGCGGGTGCTGCGCTCGTCATAGACGGCCGACACCAGCAGGCCCAGGCGCTTGTCCTCGTCCACCCAGCTCACCAGGCCCGAGACCCGCGGATTGTACTTGTCCGCCAGCTCGGCGTAGCTGGCCGTGGCCGACCCGGCAAAGGTCGTGCGGCCCAGATCCAGCGGGCGGAAGGTACGGACATCCACGATGCCGCCGATCGCACCCTCGTCCAGAGCGGCGGTGGGGCTCTTGATTACGTCGACGCGGGCGACCAGCTCGGCAGGGAGCGTATCGAAGCGGAACTGGCGCCCGCTCTGGCCGCTGTCCCGCACATTCTCGTTCACTGCGGCGCTGCGGCCGTTCAGGGTCGTGGTCTGAAAGTTCGGGCCCAGCCCCCGGACGCGCACGAACAGCCCTTCGCCCCGGTCCCTGACGATGGAGACGCCGGGAACGCGCTGAAGCGCCTCGGCGATGTTCTGGCTGGGGAATTTGCCGATATCCTCGGCGGAGATGGCGTCCACCACGCTGTCGGCCTCGCGCTTGATGGACAAGGCGCGGTCCAGGCTGCCGCGGAAGCCGGTCACGATGATTTCCTCCAGCACCGGGACATCCGGCTTCAGGGCCGTGTCGCCGGGACGCGTCGGAAGGCCGGGGCGGGCGGCGGTCGTAGCGGCCGGGGCGGCGGCCAGCCGCGGCTGCACCAGGATGCTGTCGTCCGACAGGGTGAAATCCAGCCCGGTGCCGGTGAACAGGCGCGACAGCGCCTCGCCCAGCTTCATCGTCCCCGTCACGCCGCCGCTCCGCTTGCCGGCGAGCATGCTCGGGTCCGCGATCACCTGATACCCGGTGGCCCGCGAGAAGGCGGACAGCGCCTGCCCCAGCTCGGAGGCCGGGATGGAGACGGTGACCACAGCATCGACGCTGCGTTCCACCGCGGCCGCCGGCGCGGCGGTGGCCGGGGACAGGATGATCATGGTGGACAAAGCGACCAAGGCCGCCGAGGCGTGCAGGATGGAACGGGTACGCGACACGGATTTGCTCCCCACGATTGGTTAAGCCGTTTGCCGGCCTTCGTGTGGGGTAAGACGGAGTCCGGCGGCGAACCCGGACAGAGATTTTTATGAAGCTTTTGTGGTGCTTACGGAGCCCGGTCAGATTCCGGGATTCAGCGGTTCCAGGATCAGCGCGCCATAATCGCGACGCACCCGGAACCCATGGATTCGGGCCAGGCGAACCAACAGCCGCTCGGGATCGTCGATGCGGAAGCGGCCCGCGACGCTCTTGCGGGCCAGCCGATCGTCGCGGACGCGGATCGGGATACGGGAGTGCCGGCTCAGCCGCTCCGCCAATGCGGCGAGCGAGATTTCCCGGACATCCAGCCACCCGGTGCGCCAGTCCCCCTCGCCTGGGCTGAAGCTCTCTTCCCGCTGCAAGGTGCCGCGCAGGAAATAGGCGCGCTGCCCGGCCAGGACCGTTCCGCTGTCCGGCGCCGACCGGTCCACGGCGATGGCGCCGTGATAGACGGACAGCTCGACCGTATCGCCGGAGCCCAGGCCGAGATTGAATTTCGATTCCGCGATCGACAGTCGGGTGTGCCCGGCCTGGACATCGAAGGGCGCGCGCGGATCGTTCCTCACGTCGAAGAACGCTTCCCCGCGCAGGATTTCAGCGGTGCGGACCTCGGGACCCAGCCGCAGGCGCAGGGTCGTGTCGCCATTCGCCTCCACCATCGACCCGTCGGTGAGATCGATCCGCCGGCGTTCGCCTCCAACCGTCCGGATCAGGGTTTCTTCGACCCCCAGCCCCCCGACGAAGCGCACCAGATGGGGCGCGACGACAATCCCGGCCACGCCGGCCGCAGCCGCGAAGCCCAGGAGCTGTCGGCGGGACGGGGCGGGAGCGGCCGGCCGCACCGAAACCTTTCGTGATGCGGCGGCCAGCGCTGCGGTCAGGGCTGGATCGTCCCATACCGCCTGTCTGGCCGAAACGGCGTCTGCCCCGGCGGTTCCGCGCCGGCGCAGCCAGTCGGCGTAGGCGGCCTGTTCATTCGGCGTCAGCGGTCCCGATGCGCGCCGGACGGCCCATTTGGCCGCTTCCGGGTCCGTTTCGGCGGGGGCGGCCGCATGCGGATCGAAACTGCTCATCGTCCTTCCTTGTCCGGGCCGACGTCCTGCGGCCCGACACGCAGATGCAGCCATTCCAGTGCACGCACCACATGTTTTTCCACCGCCGCTTCGCTCATGTCCAGGGCTGCGGCGATCTCGCGATAGGATTCGCCGTGCAGTCGCCGCCGGACGAACACCTCCCGCCGCAAGGGCGGCATGTCTTCCAGGGCGCGGCTGAAGGCCTCCATCCGCCGCCGGTCGATCAGCACCTGGTCCGCGGTCGGGTTCTGGCAGGGCACGACATCGCTCAGCTCTTCCGTCGGCGCCGCAGCGTGGGCGCGATAATGGTCGCGCACCAGATTGTCGGCAATGCGGTAGCCCAGGGCGGGAACATTCTGCACAGTCCCGCCCCGCAGATAGCCGAGCAGCCGGGCCAGGGTTTCCTGCAGAATATCCTCGCTCAGGATCGGGTCCCGCACCCGTCGCCGGATGAAGCGGTACAGTCCCTCCCGATCGGTCAGCAGCTTCGCGATCGCGTCCACGTCCCACCCGCATGTTAGCTGGGGAGCGGCACGCTACCGGCCCAATGTTACAGGTTCAGCCTTCTTGCTGCACATGCGAAGGAAACCTCGGCATGAACCTATTGACGGGTTGAGGCCGGACGCACGTACTCGCTGCGATGTCAGGACGCCGTATGAAACGGCGGGCGCTACACCTGCCGCCATGGGCTCAGCGACCTATTAAAGGGATGCAGGCAGTCTCCTGAGCTTTTCGAGGATGGTTTCGGCGGGCTTGGTCCAGACGAAGGGTTTGGCCTTGTCGTTATGCTCCCTGATGAAGCGGCGGATGTCCTCCTCCAATTGGGGGACGGAGGTGAAGACGCCGTGCTGCAGGCGCTTTCGGGTCAGGATCGAGAAGAAGTCCTCGACGGCGTTGAACCAGGACGCCGCGGTGGGGGTGAACTGGAAGATCCATTGCGGGTAGTCAGCGAGCCAGTTAGTTATACAAATCAGATCCATGTCCGCACTCGCACCGGAACAGGGCGCTTTCCGTCGGCTCTCGCCGATCTTTCCCCGTTTCTTGTCGCGGACCGACCCCTCTGTCAGCTCATATCCATTCGCACCGTTCCGGCGGAAGACGGCGCGGCCACGGTTCCCGCTTTCGCCATTGATGATGAATTGACCTCCCCGGATCGTCCGAAGAACCCGGGGCACCCCTCTCCGGCGCCGGACATGTCTGACGAGACGGGAAGCCTTGCGAAACTCACGCGGCGCGAGGCGGAGATACTGGCGTTGTTGCCGGCCGGCATCTCCAACCAAGCCATTGCGGACCAGCTCGGGGTGGCCGAAGTGACCGTGAAGCTGCATCTGCGCAGCATCTATCGCAAGATCGGCGTTACCGGCCGGCCGGGCGCCATCCGCATCTGGCGCCTTGCGCAAGGGCGCGGACGATAGGCTGAGCTGGCTCTGTCCGCCGTCCCAGCCATACCTGCGAATGCGGGGTCTTTGATACGATGCCGGCCCGGTTCGCTCCGGGCCGGCTTGTTCCTGCCTGTCCGTTCAGCGGATGCCGGCGCGGCGGAGGGCGTCGGGCGAGAAATCGGTCTTGGTCAGGCCGGGGTTGAAGTTCCAGCTCGCATCCTCATTGTCCAGGCCGAAGGCCCAGTAGCGGCCGCTTTGCAGGTCGTAGCTGGTGACCAGGGTCTGCCAGAAGGTGGGCACGTCGTAGTAATTGACCCCGTGTAGATCGGCCACCCGCCACAGCTGGCCACGGTTGTCATAATGATCCGCGACCATGATCTGCCAGCTATCCTCGTCGATATAGAAGCGGCGCTTGGCATAGATATGGCTGGTGCCGGGCTTCAGGGTGCCCTCCACCACCCAGACGCGGTGCAGCTCGAACCGGGTCAGGTCAGGATTGATGTGCTTCGGCTGGATGATGTCGCTGTACTTCGCGTCCGAGCTGTTCAGCTTGTAGGAATTGTACGGGATGTACATCTCCTTCTTACCGATCAGCGTCCAGTCGTACCGGTCCGGCGCGCCGTTGAACATGTCGAGCTGGTCGGAGGTGCGCAGACCATCCGATGCCGTGCCGGGATTGTCGTAGGCGACGTTGGGCGCGCGGCGGACACGGCGCTGGCCAGGATTATAGGTCCAGGCCGTGCGCGGCTCCCGAACCTGATTTATGGTCTCATGCACCAGCAGCATCTCACCGGCCAAACGCGCGGGGCTCAGCACCTCCTCCAGGAAGTAGATGGAGGTGTTGCCGTCCGGTCCCTCCGGTGTCGCATAAAGGAACTTCACAGCTTGGTTGATCTGGATCAGCGTATAGCTGCCATCGGGCTGCGGCACGGCCTGCCCGATGGTGCCGCGCCCCTCCATCCCGCGCCAGCGCAGCAGGTGGTTCCAGATCATCTTGACCGCGCCGTTCTCCGGGTCGTCGCCGGCCAGCGGGAAGGGCACGCCGATCTTGGCGTCCTGGACCCCGTAGCCGTTTTCGCCTAGCACCGCCCGGCTGGCATTGGCCTTGGTCTCGTCATAGACGAATTGCGGGGCGGAGGCGGTGCGCCGGGTCTGGTAGACCGGCATCCTGAAGCTGTCCGGATAGCGCTTGAACATGGCGACATAGCCGTCCGGCAGCTTGTCGGCATATTGCTCGTAATTCTGTGCCGTGATGGTGAACTGGACTTGGTCGTCCGGGAACGGGTCCGGGTGGCGCATGCCCGGCTTGAAGTTGGACGGCACTTCGGTGATGCCGCCGGTCCATTCCGGGATCGTGCCGTCGGCATTGCCGGCTTTTTCCGCTCCCATCGGCGTCAGGGTCTTTCCCAGTTCGTCGGGCGAGGCGGCCAGGGCCGGGGCGGCGATAGCCAGGGCCAGTGCGGTGCCCAAGGCCAAGCCTTTGAAGCTCAACATGCGAATCCTCCGATGTTCAGGTGCGGTCTTGCTGCCGCTCTGGTCAGAACGAGTACTTCACGCTGGCGGCGACGAAGTCCCGGTCGCGCACCAGATTCTGCTTCCCGGCCCCGAAGAAGCTCGAGTAGCTGAGGTCGAAGGTCCACCTCTCCGCCATCACCGCGCGCACGCCGGCGCTCAGCGCCATGCGCTCCTCCACGAAGTTGCCGAGCGGGCTGGGCGTCACGCCCTGCACGTCGTGGGCGAAGCTGACGGACGGGAACAGGTTCACGTTGGAGAAGGCGTTCAGATAGTCGAACCGGGCGACCAGCCTGTATCCCCAGGAGAATTCGGTGGCAAAGCCATCATCCAGGAACAGGCCGGCCGGCGCCCCGCCCTGGCCGGCGATGGCGGGAACATAGGTGAGGTCGGTGCCTGGCCCGTCCAGCTTCAGCCCGTCCGGCAGGTTGTGCACCCAGTTCGCCCCAATCTCGCCCACCAGGACCCACTGATTGGCCCCGGCCATCGGGCCGAAGGCCTTGGTGAAGGTGGCCTGGGCCTGCGAGACATCGAATTTCTTGTAGCCCCGCACCGTGCTGCCGAACAGAGCGGCGGTGGAGCCGAGCGGATCGTTGACGTCGATGCCGAGGTCCCGCACCAGCGGATAGGCGTCGTACAGGTCCACATTGGCCCTGGCCGCCTCCAGCCCGGCGGCGGCGGCCAGGGCCTGCGCCTGCTCCAGCGGCAGGCCCGCGCCGAGAAGCTGCTGCAGCGCGATCAGCCGGGTCAAATTGCCGGTGAGCTGCGTGCCCAGGATGGCGCTGGCCACGGTCTGGGCGACTTCCGTGTCGTCGATGGCCAAGGGCTGGTCCAGACGCAACGAATACTCCGCCCCCATTGAAATGCCGAAGGGCAGGGAGGTGTTGATGCTGGCGCCGAAAAGCTGGATGTCCTCCGGATAGGCCAGCCGGTAATTGGTGGAGTCATTGATAGACCGATAGCCGGGCTGCTGCTGGGCCACCACCGCGGCAGCCGGATCTGTCACGGCCTGGATGGCAGTGGGCAGGGCCGCCTGGAACTCGGCCTGGGTCGGCAGGGTGTATTCCAGGACCGGAAGGCGGGAGTGGTAATTGACAAAATAGGCCCCCAGCTCCGACCCGCCGAGCGCCTCCGCGAAGTAGCGGACGGCGACGCCGAACTGCCCGCTGTCCCTGGGCTCGTTATCGTCGGTGCGAAGGATGCGGGCGCCCAGCGGATTGACCGGCGTGACCTGCGGCACAGCCAGGCTGTCGGTGAAGCCGGGAATGTCCGCATTGGGATTGCCGAAGCTCAGCAACAGGCCGCGGGCGCCGGGCGAGCCGGCATCGGTGGTGCTGAACAGGCTGCCATAGGCCTCCGGCTCCGTTTTGTCCCAGGCGAACTGATAGAAGGCCTCCACCGACAGGTCGAAGGTGATCGGCACGCTGACATCCACCAGCGGCACCGGCACGAACGCCTCCTTCAGCTCGGAGCCGGGGATGCGCAGGGCCGAGACATTGACCGGGTTCACCGTATTGATGCCGTTCGGGATGAAGGTGCTCTCGCCCCAGCTCAGCACCTGGTTGCCCAGCCGTATGTCCGCCGTGTCGAACAGCCGGCCATAGATGAAGGCGTCCAGCAGCTCGATGTCGCGGCCGACCCGCTCCACGGATTCGCCCGGCAGGCGGGCATAGCCGGTGCGGGCGAAGTTGTCGCTGCTGTTCTGGGCATTGACGACGTCGTAGAAATAGGTGCCGCGGATGAAGGCGCCCCAACCGCACCAGTCCAGCTTCAGATCATGCGTGACACGGCCGGCCAGTGAAGCCAGGTCTTTGTTGTAGTTCAGGTTTCCGTCGTCGCCATTGAAGGTGTAGAGGCTTCCGCCATTGGTCCAACCGACCAGATCATTCGCCTGGTCCTGAACGCGGAACAGGGCGCCCACGGTGATCGTGGTATCGAAGCTGCCGCGCAACTCCCTCCGGTTGAACTGGATCGCGTGGGCCGGGCCCGATGTGAGTCCTGCCGCCAACGCCATGGCGCTGACGCCCGTCAACGCCAGGCGGTGCATCCGCCGGCGCATGTTGTGCGCTTCCATCACCATTTCCTCCCCATTCATTTTTATTGGTCGGGCCCTTTGGGCTTCCGCCGGTTCTGGTGCGACATGTTCTGATGTGTCTTCGGCTCCCGTCCCTTTCCGTTTCGGCTCTTCCCAAGCATGCCCGGGGAAAAGGCCGGGCATGCATCTGCCTGTAACTGTCCACCCAGGATCGCCGCCCGTCCCGGCTGCCCCCGGAAACGGGCGATCCCTCGGCTGGCTGGAATGCAGGCCATCGGGCGGCAGGCCGAAGTTTCACGGCCGCTACATACCATGTATTCTATTTTCGGCAGGGTCCAGAGGAATTGTGATGGCGATCACAGTGGCGGCGGACACGGATGTGCATGGCGCTGGCCTATGACTTGCGGCCATGGGGCGGAGTGTGAGGATGGGTGGCCCGGGCCGGCTTTGCCGCACTGCGGTATTTCCGAAAGGGGTAAGGCTGGCAGTGGAAACATACCGTAACATCTA encodes the following:
- a CDS encoding RNA polymerase sigma factor, translating into MDAIAKLLTDREGLYRFIRRRVRDPILSEDILQETLARLLGYLRGGTVQNVPALGYRIADNLVRDHYRAHAAAPTEELSDVVPCQNPTADQVLIDRRRMEAFSRALEDMPPLRREVFVRRRLHGESYREIAAALDMSEAAVEKHVVRALEWLHLRVGPQDVGPDKEGR
- a CDS encoding DUF1302 domain-containing protein; protein product: MEAHNMRRRMHRLALTGVSAMALAAGLTSGPAHAIQFNRRELRGSFDTTITVGALFRVQDQANDLVGWTNGGSLYTFNGDDGNLNYNKDLASLAGRVTHDLKLDWCGWGAFIRGTYFYDVVNAQNSSDNFARTGYARLPGESVERVGRDIELLDAFIYGRLFDTADIRLGNQVLSWGESTFIPNGINTVNPVNVSALRIPGSELKEAFVPVPLVDVSVPITFDLSVEAFYQFAWDKTEPEAYGSLFSTTDAGSPGARGLLLSFGNPNADIPGFTDSLAVPQVTPVNPLGARILRTDDNEPRDSGQFGVAVRYFAEALGGSELGAYFVNYHSRLPVLEYTLPTQAEFQAALPTAIQAVTDPAAAVVAQQQPGYRSINDSTNYRLAYPEDIQLFGASINTSLPFGISMGAEYSLRLDQPLAIDDTEVAQTVASAILGTQLTGNLTRLIALQQLLGAGLPLEQAQALAAAAGLEAARANVDLYDAYPLVRDLGIDVNDPLGSTAALFGSTVRGYKKFDVSQAQATFTKAFGPMAGANQWVLVGEIGANWVHNLPDGLKLDGPGTDLTYVPAIAGQGGAPAGLFLDDGFATEFSWGYRLVARFDYLNAFSNVNLFPSVSFAHDVQGVTPSPLGNFVEERMALSAGVRAVMAERWTFDLSYSSFFGAGKQNLVRDRDFVAASVKYSF
- a CDS encoding FecR family protein, yielding MSSFDPHAAAPAETDPEAAKWAVRRASGPLTPNEQAAYADWLRRRGTAGADAVSARQAVWDDPALTAALAAASRKVSVRPAAPAPSRRQLLGFAAAAGVAGIVVAPHLVRFVGGLGVEETLIRTVGGERRRIDLTDGSMVEANGDTTLRLRLGPEVRTAEILRGEAFFDVRNDPRAPFDVQAGHTRLSIAESKFNLGLGSGDTVELSVYHGAIAVDRSAPDSGTVLAGQRAYFLRGTLQREESFSPGEGDWRTGWLDVREISLAALAERLSRHSRIPIRVRDDRLARKSVAGRFRIDDPERLLVRLARIHGFRVRRDYGALILEPLNPGI
- a CDS encoding LuxR family transcriptional regulator is translated as MSDETGSLAKLTRREAEILALLPAGISNQAIADQLGVAEVTVKLHLRSIYRKIGVTGRPGAIRIWRLAQGRGR
- a CDS encoding DUF1329 domain-containing protein; this translates as MLSFKGLALGTALALAIAAPALAASPDELGKTLTPMGAEKAGNADGTIPEWTGGITEVPSNFKPGMRHPDPFPDDQVQFTITAQNYEQYADKLPDGYVAMFKRYPDSFRMPVYQTRRTASAPQFVYDETKANASRAVLGENGYGVQDAKIGVPFPLAGDDPENGAVKMIWNHLLRWRGMEGRGTIGQAVPQPDGSYTLIQINQAVKFLYATPEGPDGNTSIYFLEEVLSPARLAGEMLLVHETINQVREPRTAWTYNPGQRRVRRAPNVAYDNPGTASDGLRTSDQLDMFNGAPDRYDWTLIGKKEMYIPYNSYKLNSSDAKYSDIIQPKHINPDLTRFELHRVWVVEGTLKPGTSHIYAKRRFYIDEDSWQIMVADHYDNRGQLWRVADLHGVNYYDVPTFWQTLVTSYDLQSGRYWAFGLDNEDASWNFNPGLTKTDFSPDALRRAGIR
- a CDS encoding TonB-dependent receptor, whose amino-acid sequence is MSRTRSILHASAALVALSTMIILSPATAAPAAAVERSVDAVVTVSIPASELGQALSAFSRATGYQVIADPSMLAGKRSGGVTGTMKLGEALSRLFTGTGLDFTLSDDSILVQPRLAAAPAATTAARPGLPTRPGDTALKPDVPVLEEIIVTGFRGSLDRALSIKREADSVVDAISAEDIGKFPSQNIAEALQRVPGVSIVRDRGEGLFVRVRGLGPNFQTTTLNGRSAAVNENVRDSGQSGRQFRFDTLPAELVARVDVIKSPTAALDEGAIGGIVDVRTFRPLDLGRTTFAGSATASYAELADKYNPRVSGLVSWVDEDKRLGLLVSAVYDERSTRQDRILNSGWRTQDLDVDGDGAADAEDVLLSPGLRPTLELEDRQRKGVTAAAQWNSGTGFDLNLDVAYTELDIAYDELTYSADFQSRTIADPSQPDGGNGTSVLDLVPGTAVLENGVLVGGTAVTRTQIGRESSDLFHENLSLGLAASYEVDDWLFGVDLAYARAYSDTPNPIRRSRLLGPVGNVEFNYAKAGDAVPDLTFLDADLNQPDTLPGRRLEWRVNDSLDLEKAAQFDVTRMLDAGFLSAVRAGVKYRERSRDYDRRDVNVTTGIAGNFFGSEYFEPFLVDGFLGDVGGTLPREWLAPLADRFFELADPAAFAGEPTRGDLRNSYRIDEDITAGYVMGDLDGMVFGLPARGNLGVRVAYTEQTSSGHAELGTMAVPVSFEKTYTDVLPSANGVVELQDDLLLRMAVAKVITRPSLADLAPRLTLNSSGTILTAVGGNPELKPFEAWQYDATLEWYFGEAGALVAGVFYKDIGTFLTTRTSDLVVDGVTYELQSKVNGGEASIFGVELAWQQTFDFLPPPFDGLGGLANYTYTSTDATYYDGTVTIKDDLENVAKHSFNLTAFYEKGPIGLRVGYSWRGDVLQEVGTNGLASSNDKSFGTLDASASYQITDEISVIAEAMNLTNEAQWQYVRDGRFTNYTHYGRTYQVGLRAKF